Within Halarchaeum grantii, the genomic segment ATACACGGCTACGCCGAGGAGTTCGGCGACGAGCGCGCCGCCGACATCATCAAAGAACGCGCGCTCCGCATCGACGCCATCGGGCAGAAGGGCCGGGACGCCGTCGAGCTCTTCCAAGACGCCCGAAACGGCGAACGCGCGAGACGCCTCGACGACCTCCTCGACACCTGCATCGCGGCCATCTACGAAGCCAACCCCGCGATCAGCATCGAACGGGAGTACGACGCCGCCGACGTCGACGCCGCCGTCTCCGACCTCCTCGAACCCGTCCTCGAGAACCTCCTCGAAAACGCCGTCCGACACGGTACCCACGACAGCCCGACCGTCCGCGTCGGCGTCGAACGCGACGAGACCCGCGTCCACGTCACCATCACCGACGACGGCCCCGGCATCAACGACACCGAACTCGCCGTCCTCGAGGACGGAACCGAGAGCGCGCTCCGACACGGGAGCGGCCTCGGCCTCTGGATCGTCAAGTGGGGCACCGAGATGATGGGCGGCGACGTCAGCTTCGCCGAGAGCGACCCGCACGGAACCGCCGTCACCGTCTCCGTCCCAATTCTCGCGACCGACGACGCGTGAGTGACGCGAGCGCGAAAGAGCGTGGAGGGAACCCGACTCGGCGTGTCCGGCGGTTCCACTCTGCCACGAATCGACGGGAGAAGTAGTCCGCCCTCCCCGATTTGAACGGGGGGCAAGCCGATCTACAGTCGGCTGCTCTACCAGTCTGAGCTAAGGGCGGGCGCATCAAACAGTAGGCCGTGGATCGAATTTAAGACTTCTCATTCGACACCGGTGGCGCCACCTAGTTTGATATATCCGGGGGCGGTACTGTGTGCCACCTCATGCCGAAGATAACGTTCCGGGCGGACGCCGAGCTCGTCGAGCGCGTCGAGGACCTCGACGCCTCGAAGAGCGAGGTGATGCGGCGTGCGCTCCGGGCGTACCTCGACGGGGGCGAGGGCGGCGACGCGGCGGCGACGCGTAAGACGGAGCGCGGGGCGATCGACGCGCTGGTGGAGGCGCGGATCAACGAGCGCCTCGACGCGCGTCTCGACGAGCGGCGGGCGAGCGACGCTGGCGGACGCGGCGACGACGTGACGGTGAACGTGAACGTGAACGAGGCGCGCACGAATCGGGACGGCGAACGCGGTGGCGGAATGGAGGCGGACACGACGACGGAGGCGGCACCGGACGCGCCGTCGGACGCGCCGATGTGCTCGCAGTGCGGGGAGTCGCTCGACGACGGGCACGCGTTCTGCCCGAACTGCGGGGAGCGTGCGGCACGGCATCCGACCTGTGAGTGCGGCGCGGAGCTTCGCTCGGACTGGGCGTTCTGTCCGGACTGCGGGCGTCGGACGGTTTCGGCTGATGTATTCGACCGGTAAGACGAGCGTTTACACAGCCATTAACTATTTATGCAGGTCCGTTGTCGTTGTGGGTACGTAAGACGGGCGTCTTACATTGAATCGGCGTGATGCGGTGCGGTACGCCCGGTTCGAGACGAACGTAAGACAGAGAACGGGGATGACCCCGCCGTCTTGCAGGGGAATACAATAATGGAGCGTGTGACACTCCGGATT encodes:
- a CDS encoding zinc-ribbon domain-containing protein, with the protein product MPKITFRADAELVERVEDLDASKSEVMRRALRAYLDGGEGGDAAATRKTERGAIDALVEARINERLDARLDERRASDAGGRGDDVTVNVNVNEARTNRDGERGGGMEADTTTEAAPDAPSDAPMCSQCGESLDDGHAFCPNCGERAARHPTCECGAELRSDWAFCPDCGRRTVSADVFDR